In Desulfovibrio psychrotolerans, a genomic segment contains:
- a CDS encoding zinc dependent phospholipase C family protein — protein MTHPSRARGLFFCAIACMAAVLALVPADAFAWGPGVHMATANWLFANTGVLPALTGQLIASHREAFLYGCLSADIFIGKGCAFKPGHSHNWETGRKLLDSARAPRLKAYALGYLSHLAADIVAHNNYVPAMLSATPGSGKLSHVYIEAQADRLVRWDTRIALRLFENAHAKDADTTLCSATSAGRVPFMLKKQVFKHSVALAGGMPWRTSLRLFRRIAPEAQDTELFGSMMDASLRAVVSVLSDPYDSPVTGLDPIGEQSLRDAKALCCGRAPLAFRKPFPLRFPLHPALAGLAALPRSPLGMRI, from the coding sequence ATGACACACCCCTCCCGCGCACGAGGCCTGTTCTTCTGCGCCATTGCCTGCATGGCTGCCGTGCTTGCCCTTGTTCCCGCTGATGCCTTCGCATGGGGGCCGGGCGTGCATATGGCCACCGCCAACTGGCTGTTTGCCAACACCGGAGTGCTGCCCGCCCTGACGGGACAGCTCATCGCATCCCACAGGGAAGCCTTTTTGTACGGCTGCCTTTCTGCCGATATCTTCATCGGCAAGGGCTGCGCCTTTAAGCCGGGCCACAGCCACAACTGGGAAACGGGCCGCAAGCTGCTGGACAGCGCACGCGCACCGCGCCTGAAGGCGTATGCGCTGGGCTACCTTTCGCACCTTGCGGCAGACATTGTGGCGCATAACAACTATGTGCCCGCCATGCTCAGTGCCACGCCGGGCTCCGGCAAGCTGAGCCATGTGTACATTGAGGCACAGGCAGACCGGCTGGTGCGCTGGGATACCCGCATTGCCCTGCGTCTGTTTGAAAATGCCCACGCCAAGGATGCCGATACCACCCTGTGCAGCGCCACCAGCGCGGGCAGGGTGCCGTTTATGCTCAAGAAGCAGGTGTTCAAGCACAGCGTGGCACTGGCGGGCGGCATGCCGTGGCGCACCTCGCTGAGACTGTTCCGCCGCATTGCCCCGGAGGCGCAGGATACGGAACTGTTCGGTTCCATGATGGACGCCAGCCTGCGGGCAGTGGTCTCCGTGCTTTCCGACCCGTATGATTCGCCCGTTACCGGGCTGGACCCCATTGGGGAGCAGTCGCTGCGCGATGCCAAGGCCCTGTGCTGCGGGCGCGCCCCCCTTGCCTTTCGCAAACCGTTTCCGCTGCGGTTTCCCCTGCATCCCGCCCTTGCGGGACTGGCGGCGTTGCCGCGTTCGCCTCTGGGAATGCGCATCTAG
- a CDS encoding TRAP transporter substrate-binding protein, with amino-acid sequence MMKGLRAGIAALMMIFVMSFMAVSGAQASEIALKYANFPPAPTFPCVQMERWAQEVATRTGGVVQVTTYPGSTLLDAKNMLRGVMQGQADIGCISLAYHPGVFPLLSVMELPHGFTSAESASRTAWDLYAKHQPAELDKVKVLTMFTSAPSQFMAKKPIRTLADLKGTEIRGAGLISSVLERLGATPVSMPMPEVPEAVQKGIIQGLLTSFEVLKDMKFAEMCKYETVANLPVYPFAVIMNKKRWDSLPEDVKKVFDDLSAEQAQWTGQYMDTHVETALAWSKETYNVEVYTFDDAVQAEIARLTAPLIDEWIAAAAKAGIDAQAVLNDVAALKATYEQ; translated from the coding sequence ATGATGAAAGGACTGCGGGCGGGCATTGCTGCCCTTATGATGATTTTCGTGATGTCGTTCATGGCTGTTTCCGGGGCGCAGGCTTCTGAAATCGCCCTCAAGTATGCCAACTTCCCCCCGGCACCCACCTTCCCCTGTGTGCAGATGGAGCGCTGGGCACAGGAAGTGGCCACCCGCACGGGCGGCGTGGTGCAGGTGACCACCTATCCCGGTTCCACGCTGCTGGACGCCAAGAACATGCTGCGCGGCGTCATGCAGGGACAGGCGGACATAGGCTGTATAAGCCTTGCCTACCACCCCGGCGTGTTCCCGCTGCTCAGCGTCATGGAACTGCCCCACGGGTTCACCTCTGCGGAATCCGCCTCGCGCACGGCTTGGGACCTGTACGCCAAGCACCAGCCTGCGGAACTGGACAAGGTGAAGGTGCTGACCATGTTCACATCGGCCCCTTCTCAGTTCATGGCCAAGAAGCCCATCCGCACCCTTGCGGATCTGAAGGGTACGGAAATCCGCGGCGCGGGCCTTATTTCCTCCGTGCTGGAACGCCTGGGAGCCACTCCGGTATCCATGCCCATGCCCGAAGTGCCGGAAGCCGTGCAGAAGGGTATTATCCAAGGTCTGCTCACCTCCTTTGAGGTGCTGAAAGACATGAAGTTTGCCGAGATGTGCAAGTATGAAACCGTGGCAAACCTGCCTGTGTATCCCTTTGCGGTGATTATGAACAAGAAGCGCTGGGACAGCCTGCCCGAGGACGTGAAGAAGGTGTTTGACGACCTTTCCGCCGAGCAGGCCCAGTGGACCGGACAGTATATGGACACCCACGTGGAGACCGCCCTTGCGTGGTCCAAGGAAACCTACAACGTGGAAGTGTATACCTTTGATGATGCGGTGCAGGCCGAGATTGCCAGACTTACCGCTCCGCTCATTGACGAGTGGATTGCCGCAGCGGCCAAGGCCGGTATAGACGCGCAGGCCGTGCTGAACGATGTGGCGGCGCTGAAGGCCACCTACGAGCAATAA
- a CDS encoding TRAP transporter small permease: protein MKHSLLGFMDRTGARISHVLAIFAGLTLTAMMLLACWNMVGRAFGAPLKGTFELIGFMGAVVAAFSLAYAQQSRSHIFVAFFIARFSRRVRLALDAAVHLASAAFFLYAAVELEGLAAFIVDMGELSETLQIVYYPFVQAVALGCLAMGYVLVVAFCKTVFLAEEV, encoded by the coding sequence ATGAAACATTCCCTGCTGGGTTTTATGGACAGGACAGGCGCGCGTATCTCGCACGTGCTGGCGATTTTTGCGGGGCTTACCCTTACCGCCATGATGCTGCTTGCCTGCTGGAACATGGTAGGCAGGGCCTTTGGCGCGCCCCTGAAGGGCACCTTTGAGCTCATAGGCTTTATGGGGGCGGTGGTGGCTGCTTTTTCACTGGCCTATGCGCAGCAGTCGCGCAGCCACATCTTTGTGGCCTTTTTCATAGCCCGGTTCAGCCGCAGGGTGCGGCTGGCCCTTGATGCCGCCGTGCATCTGGCCTCTGCGGCGTTTTTCCTCTATGCGGCTGTGGAATTGGAAGGGCTTGCGGCGTTTATTGTGGATATGGGTGAACTCTCGGAAACGCTCCAGATAGTCTATTATCCCTTTGTGCAGGCCGTGGCGCTGGGGTGCCTGGCCATGGGGTATGTGCTGGTGGTGGCCTTCTGCAAAACTGTTTTTCTTGCAGAGGAGGTGTAG
- a CDS encoding TRAP transporter large permease, producing MEPVTAGLLSVVVLLGAILISRIPVGFAMAVIGLGGYAMVMGRGPAMSMLGGEVWSVFSSYGLTVIPFFILMGQICFHSGVNERLYKAVYAWFGHIQGGIAIATVLACAGFSAICGSNTATAATMSTVALPEMRKYGYNAILSTGTVAAGATLGVLIPPSVVLIVIGLQTGESIAKLFMGGLLPGMLLMCLFVFTIMFLCKRHPSWGPAGPTATWRERFASLPGSAEIVVLFLLVMGGLFFGLFTPTEAGAAGAALALLISAVSGHMSVRKFINSVSDTLRISSMIMVILLGAVIYGKFLAVTHLPFAVAEWIAGLALPPVVIILLICGIYTVGGMIMDALALLLVTIPIFFPVVEAMQYDPIWFSVLITVVTTMGAITPPVGVTAFVVASAAPEVPIDRVFRGVGYFIAAYVFCVALLLVFPGLATWLPSMM from the coding sequence GTGGAGCCCGTAACCGCTGGCCTGCTTTCCGTTGTTGTTCTGCTGGGGGCTATTCTCATCTCGCGCATTCCTGTGGGCTTTGCCATGGCTGTTATCGGCCTTGGCGGCTACGCCATGGTCATGGGGCGCGGTCCCGCCATGAGCATGCTGGGCGGAGAGGTGTGGAGCGTTTTTTCCAGCTACGGCCTGACCGTGATTCCCTTCTTTATCCTCATGGGGCAGATATGCTTCCACTCCGGGGTGAACGAGCGGCTGTACAAGGCCGTGTATGCGTGGTTCGGGCATATTCAGGGCGGTATAGCCATTGCCACGGTGCTGGCCTGTGCGGGCTTTTCCGCCATTTGCGGGTCTAACACCGCAACAGCGGCGACCATGTCTACGGTGGCCCTGCCGGAAATGCGCAAGTATGGCTACAACGCCATCCTTTCCACAGGCACGGTGGCGGCCGGAGCAACGCTGGGGGTGCTTATTCCGCCCAGCGTGGTGCTTATTGTCATCGGGCTGCAGACGGGTGAATCCATTGCCAAGCTGTTCATGGGCGGGCTGCTGCCCGGTATGCTGCTCATGTGCCTGTTTGTGTTTACCATCATGTTTTTGTGCAAGCGTCATCCCTCGTGGGGGCCTGCCGGTCCGACCGCCACGTGGCGTGAACGATTTGCCTCGCTGCCCGGTTCCGCAGAAATAGTGGTGCTGTTTCTGCTGGTTATGGGCGGGCTGTTCTTCGGCCTGTTTACCCCCACGGAGGCGGGGGCGGCAGGGGCCGCGCTGGCCCTGCTCATAAGCGCCGTTTCCGGCCACATGAGCGTGCGCAAGTTCATCAACTCCGTGAGTGACACCCTGCGCATATCCTCCATGATCATGGTTATTCTGTTGGGCGCGGTCATCTACGGCAAGTTTCTGGCCGTTACGCATCTTCCGTTTGCCGTGGCGGAGTGGATTGCCGGACTTGCCCTGCCGCCTGTGGTCATCATCCTGCTTATCTGCGGCATCTATACGGTGGGCGGCATGATTATGGACGCCCTGGCCCTGCTGCTGGTGACCATTCCCATTTTCTTTCCCGTGGTGGAGGCCATGCAGTACGACCCCATATGGTTCAGCGTGCTTATCACCGTGGTGACGACCATGGGGGCCATTACGCCGCCCGTGGGCGTGACGGCTTTTGTGGTGGCGTCTGCCGCGCCGGAAGTGCCCATAGACCGCGTGTTCCGGGGCGTGGGATACTTTATCGCCGCCTATGTGTTCTGCGTGGCGTTGCTGCTGGTGTTCCCCGGTCTGGCCACGTGGCTGCCTTCCATGATGTAG
- a CDS encoding ATP-binding protein: protein MKCKRCKAPAVVALPSHNTGFCPDCFDLFFTRQVERGIHSEKLFTHEDRILIALSGGKDSLACALVLKRLGYNVTGLHIDLSIPNSSQAARGTVESFCSENGIPLIVKEMAQEGLAIPDVKKRLNRPICSACGKIKRYYFNKTALDENFTVLATGHNLDDEIARLFSNVLRWDVGYLSDQGPLLEADSGFARKVKPLFRLSEYETANWSYLQGIPYHYAPCPYSQGASFTSYKKLWADLEEEMPGRKLAFYLGFLERGKAPFVRQEAVTGDTLAPCTSCGYPTSAEVCGVCRIRDAVAQQD, encoded by the coding sequence ATGAAATGCAAACGCTGCAAAGCCCCGGCCGTGGTCGCGCTGCCCAGCCACAACACGGGCTTCTGCCCCGACTGCTTCGACCTGTTCTTCACCCGGCAGGTGGAGCGGGGCATACATTCCGAAAAACTCTTCACGCATGAAGACCGCATCCTCATCGCCCTTTCCGGCGGCAAGGATTCGCTCGCCTGCGCCCTTGTGCTCAAAAGGCTCGGCTACAATGTGACCGGCCTGCACATAGACCTGTCCATCCCCAACAGCTCGCAGGCCGCGCGCGGCACCGTAGAGAGCTTCTGCTCGGAGAACGGCATTCCCCTCATCGTCAAAGAGATGGCGCAGGAAGGGCTTGCCATCCCCGATGTGAAGAAGCGGCTGAACCGGCCCATATGTTCCGCCTGCGGCAAGATCAAACGCTACTACTTCAACAAAACCGCGCTGGACGAAAACTTCACCGTGCTCGCCACCGGACACAATCTGGATGACGAAATAGCCCGCCTTTTCTCCAATGTGCTGCGCTGGGACGTGGGCTACCTCAGCGATCAGGGTCCCCTGCTGGAAGCCGACAGCGGCTTTGCCCGCAAGGTCAAGCCCCTGTTCCGCCTCTCGGAGTATGAAACGGCCAACTGGTCCTACCTGCAGGGCATTCCCTACCATTACGCGCCCTGCCCCTATTCGCAGGGGGCCAGCTTCACCTCCTACAAAAAGCTGTGGGCCGATCTGGAAGAAGAGATGCCCGGCCGCAAGCTGGCCTTCTATCTGGGCTTTCTGGAACGCGGCAAGGCACCCTTTGTGCGGCAGGAAGCCGTAACAGGCGACACCCTCGCCCCCTGCACCTCCTGCGGCTACCCCACCTCGGCAGAGGTCTGCGGCGTGTGCCGCATCCGCGATGCCGTGGCCCAGCAAGATTAG
- a CDS encoding response regulator, whose product MSSNKILVVDDEKHIRMLYQEELEADGYVVATSDGQESILAVIEREKPRVVILDIKLGPDISGLDLLQQIRGKDQELPVILSTAYDSFQHDLKSIAADYYVVKSVDLSELKLRVAQSVKKNGM is encoded by the coding sequence ATGTCCAGCAATAAGATTCTCGTTGTCGATGACGAAAAGCACATCCGTATGCTCTATCAGGAAGAGTTGGAAGCGGACGGCTACGTCGTCGCCACGTCGGACGGGCAGGAGTCCATCCTTGCGGTGATAGAGCGGGAAAAGCCCCGCGTGGTCATACTGGACATCAAGCTCGGCCCCGACATTTCCGGGCTGGACCTGCTGCAGCAGATACGCGGCAAGGATCAGGAGCTGCCCGTCATACTCAGCACGGCATACGACAGTTTTCAGCACGATCTTAAATCCATTGCGGCGGACTATTATGTGGTTAAGTCTGTAGACCTTTCGGAGCTTAAGCTCAGGGTGGCGCAATCTGTGAAAAAGAACGGCATGTAA
- a CDS encoding ComEC/Rec2 family competence protein, protein MPDVMPDATPDATPNLPSLLPWQFAVLAWLCGIWSVRFPVPALVAGTLLFGACLRPRYGTSALRQHLFHRLHRVSRLLPAPPPAPASPRTVLPTAAAMLLALCTGIGAAHLALNAPLPTPGFMDAREKVRITGTVYAVQPAMAERLQVILDDVRCQRDNGETVSLPGRTVWTWDSPMPATMPRIGPGQQVSLTQRIKPVRGFLNPGTWDSGQYWRDQGVLWRVWSRGSGYDLAISCTPSALWQLRETLRTRTLNVLAQGAGPHKPISGAAAAPESDMASGLVSGLVTGQVSGKASDLASGATPGPISDVKSGVTSDMTSGPTPGPTHNPAPEPDMAPDLAPHLTADKQLTDTPLSVVPALLFGDRFHITYDRMEQLSLASVSHSLALSGMHLGVLSGLGWCLAWLAGRLCPAILLRLPRPKLAVLFAAPLVAGYVWLGGATPSLLRAALMFACWGLLLWRNRPRVLLDGVFMAVALITLHNPLALFDLRLQLSALAVLSLALLLNPVNAALRRLPPFRTIHTDKRVQAPHGLPAGSLSGAQRGLFHTSASISGRVSGLGHLLRNGTAGLLAANLCIQLGMLPVVVWNFNTVSPWFLLNLLWLPVLGMITLPASLAGFAFSQMAALPLADATQAMAAWSFRLAAQPVTLLFDGLDALQQAGWLRPHLSLRPHWLSITGYWCVLLFVATAFTRHSRTAAAGMLLGLCLLCAPLATRLSDATGPLNGGTGGVSLTLLDVGQGQAALITLPHEQRILVDGGGFGLSGFDTGKSLVVPTLTWRMPPALHGIANSHPDTDHLQGLIYPLRHARVQRYAGNGQPGSHANEGLLSSALASAGLSHEALYAGDVLWEDNGLRLEVLHPPRRSGQARNAAGQEKPLSANNAALVLRLVHHGRGLALLMGDLERQGLRTLLGSGADLSAEVLVLPHHGARSSLMPELYAAVRPHYAISSTGQLNQWNFPSPAVRAALADMGIPLYDTARHGQIRVHWPSGSLPLREQTANLPPGTPAGQPEAKTQAKADTMPAHLAGKDSAQQGNTPPPRLTTVTGAPPLP, encoded by the coding sequence ATGCCGGATGTCATGCCGGACGCCACACCGGACGCCACGCCAAACCTGCCGTCCCTGCTTCCGTGGCAGTTCGCAGTGCTGGCATGGCTGTGCGGCATATGGTCCGTGCGATTTCCCGTGCCCGCCCTTGTGGCGGGCACGCTGCTTTTCGGAGCCTGCCTGCGGCCCCGGTATGGCACGTCCGCTCTCCGCCAGCATCTTTTCCACCGGCTCCACCGGGTCAGCCGCCTCCTGCCCGCCCCTCCGCCAGCCCCTGCATCCCCCCGCACCGTCCTCCCCACGGCTGCCGCCATGCTTCTGGCACTGTGCACAGGTATAGGCGCGGCACACCTTGCCCTGAACGCCCCACTCCCCACGCCCGGTTTCATGGACGCGCGCGAAAAGGTACGCATCACCGGCACCGTGTATGCCGTGCAGCCTGCCATGGCGGAGCGTTTGCAGGTTATTCTGGATGATGTGCGCTGCCAGCGCGACAACGGAGAAACCGTTTCCCTGCCGGGCCGCACCGTGTGGACATGGGATTCGCCCATGCCCGCCACCATGCCGCGCATAGGGCCGGGACAGCAGGTCTCGCTTACCCAGCGCATCAAGCCCGTGCGCGGCTTCCTGAACCCCGGCACGTGGGACAGCGGCCAATACTGGCGCGATCAGGGCGTGCTCTGGCGGGTATGGTCGCGGGGCAGCGGCTATGATCTTGCCATCTCCTGCACGCCTTCCGCCCTGTGGCAACTGCGCGAAACCCTGCGTACGCGTACCCTGAATGTTCTGGCGCAGGGCGCAGGCCCGCATAAACCAATCTCCGGTGCGGCAGCGGCCCCGGAATCTGATATGGCATCCGGACTGGTGTCCGGTCTGGTAACTGGTCAGGTATCCGGTAAGGCATCTGACTTGGCATCTGGCGCGACGCCTGGCCCGATCTCTGACGTAAAATCTGGCGTGACGTCTGACATGACATCAGGCCCGACGCCTGGACCGACACATAACCCGGCACCTGAACCGGATATGGCACCGGACCTCGCGCCGCACCTTACGGCAGACAAGCAACTGACCGACACCCCCCTGAGCGTTGTGCCCGCCCTGCTGTTCGGCGACCGCTTCCACATCACCTATGACCGCATGGAACAGCTCTCGCTGGCCTCCGTGTCCCACTCCCTCGCCCTTTCGGGAATGCACCTCGGCGTACTCTCCGGTCTGGGCTGGTGCCTTGCGTGGCTTGCGGGCCGCCTTTGCCCCGCCATTCTGCTGCGCCTGCCCCGCCCCAAACTCGCGGTGCTCTTTGCGGCACCGCTTGTGGCGGGATACGTATGGCTCGGCGGCGCAACCCCCTCGCTCCTGCGTGCCGCCCTCATGTTTGCGTGCTGGGGCCTGCTGCTGTGGCGCAACCGCCCGCGCGTGCTGCTGGACGGCGTGTTCATGGCCGTGGCCCTCATCACCCTGCACAACCCCCTCGCTCTGTTCGACCTGCGGTTGCAGCTTTCCGCCCTTGCCGTGCTCTCGCTGGCCCTGCTTCTCAACCCCGTCAACGCAGCGCTGCGCCGCCTGCCCCCGTTCCGCACTATACACACTGACAAAAGGGTACAGGCCCCGCACGGTCTTCCCGCAGGCTCCCTTTCCGGCGCACAACGGGGGCTGTTCCATACTTCAGCAAGCATTTCAGGCCGCGTTTCGGGGCTTGGCCACCTGCTGCGCAACGGCACAGCCGGGCTGCTGGCCGCCAACCTGTGCATACAGCTCGGCATGCTGCCCGTGGTGGTCTGGAATTTCAACACCGTCAGCCCATGGTTCCTGCTCAACCTGCTCTGGCTGCCCGTGCTGGGCATGATCACGCTTCCCGCCAGCCTCGCGGGGTTCGCCTTCAGCCAGATGGCTGCCCTGCCGCTGGCAGATGCCACGCAGGCCATGGCGGCATGGAGCTTCCGGCTCGCCGCCCAGCCCGTCACCCTGCTCTTTGACGGGCTGGATGCGCTCCAGCAGGCCGGATGGCTGCGCCCGCATCTGTCCCTGCGCCCGCACTGGCTTTCCATAACCGGCTACTGGTGCGTGCTGCTCTTTGTGGCTACGGCCTTCACCCGCCACAGCCGGACTGCGGCAGCGGGCATGCTGCTGGGCCTGTGCCTGCTCTGCGCCCCGCTTGCAACGCGCCTTTCAGACGCCACCGGCCCCCTGAACGGCGGCACGGGCGGCGTCTCCCTTACCCTGCTGGACGTGGGCCAGGGGCAGGCCGCCCTCATCACCCTGCCCCATGAACAACGCATCCTCGTAGACGGCGGCGGCTTCGGCCTTTCCGGGTTCGACACAGGCAAATCACTGGTGGTACCCACGCTTACATGGCGCATGCCACCCGCGCTGCATGGCATCGCCAACTCCCATCCGGATACCGACCACCTGCAAGGCCTCATCTATCCGCTGCGCCACGCCCGCGTGCAGCGTTACGCAGGGAACGGGCAGCCCGGCTCCCATGCCAATGAAGGCCTGCTCAGCTCCGCTCTGGCTTCGGCAGGGTTGTCGCATGAGGCCTTGTATGCAGGCGATGTGCTGTGGGAAGACAACGGCTTGCGGCTGGAAGTGCTGCACCCCCCGCGCCGCAGTGGGCAGGCGCGCAACGCTGCCGGACAGGAGAAACCCCTCTCCGCCAACAACGCCGCACTGGTGCTGCGCCTTGTGCATCACGGGCGCGGTCTTGCGCTGCTCATGGGCGACCTTGAACGGCAGGGCCTGCGGACCCTGCTGGGCTCCGGGGCAGATCTCTCCGCCGAGGTGCTGGTGCTGCCGCATCACGGGGCGCGTTCCAGCCTCATGCCGGAACTCTACGCGGCAGTGCGCCCGCACTACGCCATAAGTTCCACGGGGCAGCTTAACCAGTGGAACTTCCCCTCCCCGGCGGTACGTGCGGCTCTGGCGGACATGGGCATCCCCCTGTACGATACGGCCCGCCACGGACAAATCCGCGTGCACTGGCCTTCGGGCTCCCTGCCCCTGCGGGAACAGACTGCAAACCTGCCACCGGGAACACCCGCTGGACAGCCGGAAGCAAAAACGCAGGCAAAGGCGGACACCATGCCCGCACATTTGGCCGGAAAAGACTCCGCGCAACAAGGGAATACCCCCCCGCCGCGCCTCACCACGGTCACAGGCGCGCCTCCCCTGCCGTAG
- the murA gene encoding UDP-N-acetylglucosamine 1-carboxyvinyltransferase — MEKLVIKGGVPLKGTIRISGAKNAALPILMASILLEDPTVFTNVPNLKDIRTTIKLLEILGCPATFTDGVVRTRPCEPKPEAPYDLVKTMRASVLCLGPLLARLGYAKVAYPGGCAIGARPVNLHLAALEQMGVTFDLDSGYIIGKVDKLRGAHIVFDKITVGGTENLLMAAALAEGETVLENSAREPEVVDLANFLIACGAKIEGHGTNVIRIQGVQRLHGCEYPIMPDRIEAGTFMVAAAITRGDLLLENCPVEALDAVISKLREMGVHVSREEGGLRVRHTGDLRSVDITTQPYPGFPTDMQAQFMALMCVAEGAGMVEETIFENRFMHVLELVRMGADVRLVGRTARIKGGRALTGAPVMASDLRASASLVLAGLAASGETHVQRIYHLDRGYERIEEKLNPVGARIERMQETEE, encoded by the coding sequence ATGGAAAAACTCGTCATCAAGGGCGGCGTGCCGCTCAAGGGTACGATCCGCATAAGCGGTGCAAAAAACGCCGCACTACCCATCCTCATGGCCTCCATCCTGCTGGAGGACCCCACCGTCTTCACCAACGTGCCCAACCTCAAGGATATCCGCACCACCATCAAGCTGCTGGAAATCCTTGGCTGCCCCGCCACCTTCACGGACGGCGTGGTACGCACCCGCCCCTGCGAACCCAAGCCGGAGGCGCCTTACGATCTGGTCAAGACCATGCGCGCCTCGGTGCTGTGCCTCGGCCCGCTGCTGGCACGGCTGGGCTACGCCAAGGTTGCCTACCCCGGCGGCTGCGCCATAGGCGCGCGCCCCGTAAACCTGCACCTCGCGGCGCTGGAACAGATGGGCGTTACCTTCGACCTTGATTCCGGCTACATCATCGGCAAGGTGGACAAACTGCGCGGCGCGCACATCGTGTTCGACAAGATCACCGTGGGCGGCACAGAAAACCTGCTCATGGCCGCCGCCCTTGCCGAAGGCGAAACCGTTCTCGAAAACTCCGCCCGCGAACCGGAAGTGGTGGACCTTGCCAACTTCCTCATCGCCTGCGGCGCAAAGATAGAAGGCCACGGCACCAACGTCATCCGCATTCAGGGCGTGCAGCGGCTGCACGGCTGCGAATACCCCATCATGCCCGACCGTATCGAGGCAGGCACCTTCATGGTTGCCGCCGCCATCACCCGCGGCGACCTGCTGCTGGAAAACTGCCCCGTGGAGGCGCTGGACGCCGTTATTTCCAAACTGCGCGAGATGGGCGTTCACGTCAGCCGCGAAGAAGGCGGACTGCGCGTGCGCCACACAGGCGACCTGCGCTCGGTGGATATAACCACCCAGCCCTACCCCGGTTTTCCCACGGATATGCAGGCCCAGTTCATGGCCCTGATGTGCGTTGCAGAAGGTGCCGGCATGGTAGAGGAAACCATTTTCGAAAACCGCTTCATGCACGTGCTGGAACTGGTGCGCATGGGTGCGGACGTGCGCCTTGTGGGCCGCACCGCCCGCATCAAGGGCGGTCGGGCACTCACCGGAGCCCCGGTCATGGCATCCGACCTTCGCGCCAGTGCCTCGCTTGTGCTGGCGGGCCTTGCCGCCTCCGGCGAAACCCATGTGCAGCGCATCTACCATCTGGACCGCGGCTATGAGCGCATTGAAGAAAAGCTCAACCCCGTGGGTGCCCGCATAGAGCGCATGCAGGAAACGGAAGAATAA